The following proteins are co-located in the Tiliqua scincoides isolate rTilSci1 chromosome 8, rTilSci1.hap2, whole genome shotgun sequence genome:
- the PLIN1 gene encoding perilipin-1: MAANSKKAVQNGNSKEDNVFLRVLHLPVVNSACISIQKTYATTKEAHPLMASVCQAYERGVQSATSLAVWSVKPVVQMLEPQFAAANTLACRGLDHLEQRIPALQEPVEKVTSDLKDSISTYIQSATRSMADSMDRIWGLAADGYELSESTVRDTVEYARTSPVSQMAEAGVDATISNLEKLVAFLFPKPECQPGQKPPKGCASKEKSPTNIFSRLRTLASTISQHAYKQTVQTIQYTRDKGQELASWIPSLTAKSTAAQALMDNQAQNLQSVFLSAISSMKKAPFAAWNVVGQLLHVSPLKAVSEASAKVGKLPETLHSVTGSLLGTISRYVPLPRILVTAKETAGSDQAQKDGQPVATDADEKEPHYKQRDWRRSSRGHLPLPFLNMDDPLPDPAPVQSRSPALEAEHAGTRRSAFSPYKEAAGSRRWSEGLFRPGAESVAYIRAHYASTYSTTKKN, encoded by the exons ATGGCAGCCAACAGCAAGAAGGCAGTGCAGAACGGAAACTCCAAG GAGGACAATGTGTTTCTCAGGGTCTTGCATCTGCCAGTGGTGAATTCAGCCTGCATCAGCATCCAGAAGACGTACGCGACCACCAAGGAGGCTCATCCCTTGATGGCGTCAGTGTGCCAGGCCTACGAGAGAGGCGTTCAGAGCGCCACTTCCCTAGCTGTCTGGAGTGTGAAGCCTGTGGTACAGATGCTTGAGCCTCAAT TTGCAGCAGCCAATACGCTGGCCTGTCGTGGCTTGGATCATTTAGAACAAAGAATTCCTGCCCTTCAGGAGCCAGTGGAGAAA GTCACATCTGATCTAAAAGACTCCATCTCTACTTATATCCAAAGTGCCACACGCTCTATGGCAGACTCCATGGACAGGATCTGGGGACTGGCTGCAGATGGCTATGAGCTGTCTGAGAGCACTGTGAGGGACACAGTGGAGTATGCCAGGACCAGTCCAGTGAGCCAGATGGCGGAAGCTGGAGTTGATGCTACAATCAGCAACCTAGAGAAACTGGTGGCTTTCCTCTTTCCAAAACCTGAGTGCCAACCAG GCCAGAAGCCCCCAAAGGGATGTGCATCAAAGGAGAAATCTCCCACCAACATCTTCAGCAGGTTAAGAACCTTAGCCAGCACCATCTCTCAGCATGCCTACAAACAGACAGTCCAAACCATCCAATACACTAGAGACAAAGGGCAGGAACTGGCTTCGTGGATTCCAAGTCTG ACAGCCAAGAGTACCGCAGCACAGGCCTTGATGGACAACCAGGCTCAGAACCTGCAGTCAGTCTTTCTCTCCGCCATCTCTAGCATGAAGAAGGccccctttgctgcctggaatgtgGTTGGGCAACTTCTACACGTTTCTCCACTCAAGGCAGTGTCCGAGGCAAGCGCAAAGGTGGGCAAGTTACCAGAGACCCTGCACAGTGTCACGGGCAGCCTGCTGGGGACCATCTCTCGCTATGTACCG CTTCCACGGATCCTGGTGACAGCAAAAGAAACTGCAGGATCGGACCAAGCGCAGAAAGACGGCCAGCCTGTGGCCACTGATGCCGACGAGAAGGAGCCCCACTATAAGCAGCGAGACTGGCGGAGATCCAGCCGGGGTCatcttcccctccctttcctcaaTATGGATGACCCCCTCCCAGATCCAGCTCCCGTCCAAAGCCGGAGCCCAGCCCTCGAAGCAGAGCATGCAGGAACCCGCAGATCTGCCTTCTCCCCTTACAAGGAGGCAGCCGGCAGCAGGAGATGGAGCGAAGGGCTCTTCCGCCCTGGTGCAGAGTCTGTGGCATACATCAGGGCGCATTATGCAAGCACATACAGCACCACCAAGAAAAACTGA